The genomic stretch AGATGCAGCGCAGGGCGTAGAAGCACAGTCTGTTGCCAATTGCTATACCGCAATTGAACAAGGTCTGGAAGTACTTCCGGTACTAAACAAGATTGACTTGCCGCAAGCCGAACCTGAACGTGTGATTCAGGAAATTGAAGACATCATCGGGATTGAAGCCACAGAAGCGCCGACCTGTTCTGCAAAAACAGGTTTAGGTATTGAAGGTGTGCTTGAAACACTGGTCAATGTAATTCCTGCACCTGAGGGGGATCGCGAAGCGCCGTTACAAGCGCTGATTGTGGATTCTTGGTTTGATAACTACCTGGGTGTGGTTTCTCTGGTTCGGGTCAAGCAAGGTCGTGTGCGTAAAGGCGACAAAATGTTGATTAAATCAACAGGTCAAACGCACATCATTACTTCTGTGGGTATCTTTAACCCGAAACATACTGAAACCGGTATGCTGGAAGCGGGTGAAGTTGGCTTTGTGATTGCAGGTATTAAAGATATTTTCGGTGCACCGGTCGGTGATACGATTACTCTGGCAGCGACACCTGAAGTGGCAACATTACCGGGCTTTAAAAAGGTGAAACCGCAGGTTTATGCCGGTTTATTCCCAATTGATGCCAGCGATTTTGAACCTTTCCGTGAAGCATTGCATAAGCTACAAATTAATGACTCGGCCTTGTTCTTTGAACCTGAAAGTTCAGATGCACTCGGGTTTGGTTTCCGCTGTGGCTTCTTGGGCATGCTGCACATGGAGATCGTACAAGAACGTCTGGAACGCGAATACGATCTTGACCTGATTTCTTCTGCGCCAACTGTAATTTATGAAGCGGTGATGAAGAATGGTCAGACGATTTATATCGACAGTCCATCCAAAATGCCGGATGGTTCAACCGTTGAAGATCTGCGTGAACCGATTGCTGAATGTCATATTCTGGTACCGCAAGAATACTTGGGTAACGTCATGACGTTATGTGTTGAGCGCCGTGGTGTGCAAAAAGACATGAAGTTTATGGCGAATCAGGTTTCCATTACTTTCGAAATTCCAATGGCCGAAGTGGTCATGGACTTCTTTGATAAATTGAAGTCTTGTTCACGTGGTTTTGCATCACTGGACTATAACTTTGTCCGTTTTGAAAGCTCATCTTTAGTCAAAGTAGATGTCTTGATCAATGGGGAAAAAGTCGATGCCTTGGCGATGATCTGTCACCGTAATGATGCACGTCATCGTGGTATTGCGCTGGTTGAAAAAATGAAAGACCTGATTCCACGTCAAATGTTTGATGTGGCGATTCAGGCTGCAATTGGTGCACAAATCATTGCCCGTTCGACTGTAAAAGCGATGCGTAAAAACGTATTGGCGAAGTGTTATGGTGGTGACGTGTCACGTAAGAAAAAACTTCTGTCTAAACAGAAAGAAGGTAAGAAACGCATGAAACAGGTGGGTAGTGTAGAAATCCCGCAAGAAGCGTTCTTAGCCGTATTAAAAGTCGAACGCTAAAATAATAAGGATATAAGCCCATGGATTTTGATTTTAATTTGATTCTTGTGCCTGCGACCCTGTTTTTTGTTGCAGTGTGGTTGCTAGACAAGTTTGTTTTGAAACAAAGACAAACCCGAGGCAAAGGCCATGAGAATTTCATTATCACCTGGGCTTATGACTTTTGGCCGGTACTGACGATTGTGCTGGTACTGCGTTCGTTTTTATATGAACCTTTTAATATTCCATCCGATTCGATGGTGCCGACGCTGGAAACCGGTGATTTTATTCTGGTGAATAAATTTGACTATGGCATCAAACTGCCTATGGTCAATACCAAAATTATTGATACCGGCAGTCCAGAACGTGGTGATGTAGCGGTATTTCGTTATCCACCGCAACCGACTATCAGTTATATCAAGCGTATTGTCGGCTTGCCAGGCGATCATATTGTTTATGATCATGGCCAGTTGAGCATTAATGGTGAAAAAGTAGCGAAAGTTCCAGTAGAATTTAGCCGCGAAAAAGACCGTTTAGATACACCGACAGCTATTTATCATAAAGAAACCCTGGGCGAGCATACTTTTACCATGCGTGAGCTGGAAGGGGTGAATGTTGCTCGTCAGGCACCTTATATTAACTATCTGGAAAATGGTAAATATTCAGGTGAAAATGGTTTATATTGGGAAGTGAAAGTACCAGAAGGTCATTACTTTGCGATGGGGGATAATCGCGATCAGAGTGCTGACAGTCGTTTCTGGGGGCTTGTTCCGGAAGAAAACTTAACAGGTCGTGCCTTCTATATCTGGATGCATAAAGAACCTGGCTTTAAATTGCCATCGTTTGGTCGAAACGGAACAATCGATTAATTGTTTCAATCAGGAAAATAAAAATGAGACATCAACAAGGTGCTTCTTATATTGGGGTTTTAATTGCAATCGTGGGCTTTGCATTTCTTGCAAAAGTGGCGATTGCGGTGTGGGGACCATACTTCGATGATCGTATGGTCGATGGTGAGATTGAGGCGCTGTTAAAAAGTGCTCCAGCCAATATAACGCCAGAAACATTCCGTCAACAGATGAGTCAGCGTTTAGAAATGAATAATATTCGTGATCTAAAGTTTGACGAAATTGCCAAAGTTACCAATACCGATGGTTTACAGGTGCACAAGAATTATGAAATTCGTAAAAATTTCATAATGAATATCGATTTAGTGATGAAGTTTGAGAAAGAGTTTGATCAAAGCACAGTCAAAGCTAAATGATGAACGTCTTGCCAAACGGATCGGCTATCAGTTTAAACAGGCTGATTTGCTGAAACTGGCATTGACTCATCGTTCAGTCAGTCATAAACACAACTACGAGCGCCTGGAATTTCTGGGCGATTCTCTTTTAGGGATGATCATTGCGAATTATCTTTTTAATGCCTATCCAAGCGAAAATGAAGGCCGGTTGACGCGTATGCGTGCGACCTTGGTTCGTCAGGAAGCATTAGGAAAAATCGCCAATGATTTAAAACTGAGCCAGAATTTAATTCTCAGTACCGGTGAATTGAAATCTGGTGGTCATCATCGTGAGTCTATACTGGCAGATACGGTAGAAGCTATTATTGGTGCAATCTATGTCGACTGCGGTGATCTCACTGTGCTAGAACCGATTGTGTTAAAATGGTACGAGCCATATTTAGATCATATTGAGCCGA from Acinetobacter lwoffii encodes the following:
- the lepA gene encoding translation elongation factor 4 → MAQAKKSVDIKNIRNFSIIAHIDHGKSTLADRFIQTCGGLQDREMQAQVLDSMELERERGITIKATSVTLYYTHPNGQEYQLNFIDTPGHVDFSYEVSRSLAACEGALLVVDAAQGVEAQSVANCYTAIEQGLEVLPVLNKIDLPQAEPERVIQEIEDIIGIEATEAPTCSAKTGLGIEGVLETLVNVIPAPEGDREAPLQALIVDSWFDNYLGVVSLVRVKQGRVRKGDKMLIKSTGQTHIITSVGIFNPKHTETGMLEAGEVGFVIAGIKDIFGAPVGDTITLAATPEVATLPGFKKVKPQVYAGLFPIDASDFEPFREALHKLQINDSALFFEPESSDALGFGFRCGFLGMLHMEIVQERLEREYDLDLISSAPTVIYEAVMKNGQTIYIDSPSKMPDGSTVEDLREPIAECHILVPQEYLGNVMTLCVERRGVQKDMKFMANQVSITFEIPMAEVVMDFFDKLKSCSRGFASLDYNFVRFESSSLVKVDVLINGEKVDALAMICHRNDARHRGIALVEKMKDLIPRQMFDVAIQAAIGAQIIARSTVKAMRKNVLAKCYGGDVSRKKKLLSKQKEGKKRMKQVGSVEIPQEAFLAVLKVER
- a CDS encoding DUF4845 domain-containing protein: MRHQQGASYIGVLIAIVGFAFLAKVAIAVWGPYFDDRMVDGEIEALLKSAPANITPETFRQQMSQRLEMNNIRDLKFDEIAKVTNTDGLQVHKNYEIRKNFIMNIDLVMKFEKEFDQSTVKAK
- the rnc gene encoding ribonuclease III gives rise to the protein MIKAQSKLNDERLAKRIGYQFKQADLLKLALTHRSVSHKHNYERLEFLGDSLLGMIIANYLFNAYPSENEGRLTRMRATLVRQEALGKIANDLKLSQNLILSTGELKSGGHHRESILADTVEAIIGAIYVDCGDLTVLEPIVLKWYEPYLDHIEPTDQLKDPKSRLQEYLQARKKPLPVYEVVDIQGDAPNQHFKVECQIAGLPTMQGEGASRRFAEQAVAADILKLLEHKS
- the lepB gene encoding signal peptidase I, which produces MDFDFNLILVPATLFFVAVWLLDKFVLKQRQTRGKGHENFIITWAYDFWPVLTIVLVLRSFLYEPFNIPSDSMVPTLETGDFILVNKFDYGIKLPMVNTKIIDTGSPERGDVAVFRYPPQPTISYIKRIVGLPGDHIVYDHGQLSINGEKVAKVPVEFSREKDRLDTPTAIYHKETLGEHTFTMRELEGVNVARQAPYINYLENGKYSGENGLYWEVKVPEGHYFAMGDNRDQSADSRFWGLVPEENLTGRAFYIWMHKEPGFKLPSFGRNGTID